The following coding sequences are from one Prochlorococcus sp. MIT 0604 window:
- the psbA gene encoding photosystem II q(b) protein, producing MTTIQQQRSSLLKGWPQFCEWVTSTNNRIYVGWFGVLMIPCLLTAAACFIVAFIAAPPVDIDGIREPVAGSFLYGNNIISGAVVPSSNAIGLHFYPIWEAATVDEWLYNGGPYQLVIFHFLIGISAYMGRQWELSYRLGMRPWICVAYSAPVSAAFAVFLVYPFGQGSFSDGMPLGISGTFNFMFVFQAEHNILMHPFHMAGVAGMFGGSLFSAMHGSLVTSSLIRETTETESQNYGYKFGQEEETYNIVAAHGYFGRLIFQYASFNNSRSLHFFLAVFPVVCVWLTSMGICTMAFNLNGFNFNQSVVDANGKIVPTWGDVLNRANLGMEVMHERNAHNFPLDLAAAESTTVALSAPAIG from the coding sequence ATGACAACTATTCAGCAGCAGCGTTCTTCGCTGTTAAAAGGTTGGCCACAGTTTTGTGAGTGGGTAACATCAACTAACAACAGAATCTATGTTGGTTGGTTCGGCGTCTTAATGATCCCATGCCTACTTACAGCAGCGGCTTGCTTCATCGTTGCATTCATCGCAGCACCACCAGTAGACATCGACGGAATTAGAGAGCCAGTTGCTGGTTCATTCCTATACGGAAACAACATCATCTCAGGTGCAGTTGTTCCTTCATCTAACGCTATTGGTCTACACTTCTACCCAATTTGGGAAGCAGCTACTGTAGATGAGTGGTTATACAACGGTGGTCCTTACCAGCTTGTAATTTTCCACTTCCTAATTGGTATCTCAGCATACATGGGAAGACAGTGGGAGCTTTCATACCGTTTAGGTATGCGTCCTTGGATCTGTGTTGCATATTCTGCACCAGTTTCAGCAGCTTTCGCAGTATTTCTTGTATACCCATTCGGTCAAGGTTCATTCTCTGACGGAATGCCTCTAGGTATCTCTGGAACATTCAACTTCATGTTTGTATTCCAGGCAGAGCACAACATTCTTATGCACCCATTCCACATGGCTGGTGTTGCTGGTATGTTCGGAGGATCTTTATTCTCAGCTATGCACGGTTCACTTGTTACTTCATCTCTAATCAGAGAAACAACTGAGACAGAATCTCAGAACTATGGTTACAAGTTCGGACAAGAAGAAGAAACATATAACATCGTTGCAGCTCATGGCTACTTCGGTCGTTTGATCTTCCAATATGCAAGTTTCAACAACAGCAGAAGTCTTCACTTCTTCCTAGCTGTATTCCCAGTTGTTTGTGTATGGTTAACTTCAATGGGTATCTGCACAATGGCATTCAACCTTAACGGTTTCAACTTCAACCAGTCAGTTGTTGATGCAAACGGTAAGATTGTTCCTACATGGGGCGATGTTCTCAACAGAGCAAACCTAGGTATGGAAGTAATGCACGAGCGTAATGCTCACAACTTCCCACTTGATCTAGCAGCAGCTGAGTCTACAACAGTAGCTCTTTCAGCTCCAGCTATCGGTTAA
- a CDS encoding aspartoacylase yields MTVQRILIVSGTHGNEINPVWAVKQFNRRENRLNYGIEYEYIIGNPVAYEKGCRYIDVDLNRSFKESENFDQNKNSFYETNRANFLVDEFGINGSKPCQIAIDLHTTTANMGTSIVLYGRRFKDFCLAALLQNKFGLPIYLHEKDKVQTGFLVEAWPCGLVIEIGAVAQNFYDPNIVNRFSLIISSLREEIDKLKNNLIELPKELVVHVHQGSIDYPRDAKGDIDGLIHPERINQDWKMIKKGDPLFIDSQGIIRKYDRDQLIWPVFIGEAAYKEKKIAMSYTKKELICSRKQWVQEFESL; encoded by the coding sequence ATGACTGTTCAAAGAATACTTATCGTTTCAGGCACCCATGGGAATGAAATTAATCCTGTGTGGGCGGTTAAGCAATTTAATAGAAGGGAAAATAGGCTAAATTATGGTATTGAGTATGAGTACATCATAGGTAATCCTGTTGCCTATGAAAAAGGTTGCAGATATATAGATGTAGATTTAAATAGATCTTTTAAAGAAAGTGAAAATTTTGATCAAAATAAGAATAGCTTTTATGAGACTAATAGAGCTAATTTTTTAGTAGATGAATTTGGAATTAACGGATCTAAACCCTGTCAAATTGCAATCGATTTGCACACTACTACTGCAAATATGGGAACAAGCATTGTTTTGTATGGGAGGAGATTCAAAGATTTTTGTTTAGCTGCATTACTGCAGAACAAATTTGGATTGCCTATTTATTTGCATGAAAAAGATAAAGTCCAAACAGGCTTTCTTGTAGAAGCTTGGCCATGTGGTTTAGTTATTGAAATAGGAGCTGTCGCACAAAATTTTTATGATCCAAACATCGTGAATAGATTCTCTCTAATAATTAGCTCCTTAAGGGAAGAGATAGATAAATTAAAAAATAACCTTATAGAACTTCCAAAGGAATTGGTTGTTCACGTTCATCAAGGGAGTATAGATTATCCAAGAGATGCAAAAGGAGATATTGATGGCCTAATTCATCCTGAGAGAATAAACCAAGATTGGAAAATGATTAAAAAAGGAGATCCATTATTTATTGATAGCCAAGGAATAATTCGCAAGTATGACCGAGACCAATTGATTTGGCCTGTTTTTATTGGAGAAGCCGCTTATAAGGAAAAAAAAATTGCGATGAGCTACACAAAAAAAGAATTGATTTGTTCTAGAAAACAATGGGTTCAAGAGTTTGAAAGTCTTTAA
- a CDS encoding glutathione S-transferase family protein gives MQNKYLIKASRKFWFWFWTQLMNGFAPSDLHGNYKRPRGITIDSEYDINNESGQIYLLVGNSCPWCQRTLLVHEIKHLSKKVKVIFLKADVEHGEWILNTKIKGCIRLSDLYKKANKKIIFRATLPLLISFAKDEVNILSNESSQIIRLLNSIKIQSKYQILTIKDCNQKFLDLVNNSINDGVYKCGFARNQSAYEKASQNLFAAINEIENLLQKNKGDWIFGEELTYADIYLFPTLIRWELIYSKLFKCTEQELSSFEKIIEWRLRFFKLSNVNRTCFDNEWKKDYYKALFPLNPNQLIPVLPSLEEIMRLESKKI, from the coding sequence ATGCAAAATAAATACCTTATAAAGGCCTCCAGAAAATTCTGGTTTTGGTTTTGGACCCAATTAATGAATGGCTTCGCTCCATCAGATTTACATGGTAATTATAAAAGGCCTAGAGGTATAACAATTGATAGTGAATACGATATTAATAATGAGAGTGGACAAATTTATTTATTGGTAGGGAATTCTTGTCCATGGTGTCAAAGAACTTTACTCGTCCACGAAATAAAACATCTGTCTAAAAAAGTTAAAGTTATTTTTTTAAAAGCAGATGTTGAGCATGGCGAATGGATTTTAAATACAAAGATTAAGGGATGCATTAGACTTTCAGATCTTTACAAAAAAGCTAATAAAAAGATTATTTTTAGAGCGACATTACCTCTTTTAATTAGCTTTGCAAAAGATGAAGTAAATATTCTGTCTAATGAAAGTTCACAGATTATAAGACTACTCAATTCAATAAAAATTCAATCAAAATATCAGATATTAACTATTAAAGACTGTAATCAAAAATTTTTAGATTTAGTTAATAACAGCATTAATGATGGCGTATATAAATGTGGTTTCGCCAGAAACCAGTCAGCTTATGAAAAAGCAAGTCAAAATCTTTTCGCAGCTATAAATGAAATTGAAAATTTACTACAGAAAAATAAAGGAGATTGGATTTTTGGAGAAGAGTTAACCTACGCAGATATTTACCTTTTTCCAACGCTTATAAGATGGGAATTGATATATAGCAAACTTTTCAAATGTACTGAACAAGAACTATCAAGTTTTGAAAAGATTATTGAATGGAGATTGAGATTCTTTAAATTATCTAACGTTAATAGGACATGTTTCGACAATGAATGGAAAAAAGATTACTACAAAGCTTTATTCCCTTTAAACCCAAATCAACTAATCCCAGTTTTACCATCGCTAGAGGAAATAATGAGATTAGAGTCCAAAAAAATATAA
- a CDS encoding bifunctional 4-hydroxy-2-oxoglutarate aldolase/2-dehydro-3-deoxy-phosphogluconate aldolase gives MNFKEDSFSDLLLKESFFLLIKPEDNIYSNISIRNSFFEELGSLVKLGLKNIEISWSNNEKWSDFVSEIKLNFPRINLGSASIVNKQSIEDSLKIGLNFSMMKFWDKDLFNYSKSKNYLLIPGIKNFKDLEEAINLNCNIIKIYPIRSKSSSIDILNFKSIDFIAAGGLSINDVKTYKSLGYKAIVIGDKGIIKKKFDPKIFEWLKNN, from the coding sequence ATGAATTTTAAAGAAGATTCTTTTTCTGATTTGCTACTAAAAGAATCTTTTTTTTTACTCATAAAACCAGAAGATAATATTTACTCAAATATTTCTATAAGAAATTCATTTTTTGAAGAATTAGGAAGCTTAGTAAAATTAGGATTAAAGAACATAGAAATAAGTTGGTCAAATAACGAAAAGTGGTCGGATTTTGTATCCGAAATCAAACTCAATTTTCCAAGAATTAATTTAGGCTCTGCCTCCATAGTTAATAAGCAATCAATAGAAGATTCGTTAAAAATTGGATTAAATTTTTCTATGATGAAATTTTGGGATAAAGATCTTTTCAATTATTCGAAGTCAAAAAATTATTTATTAATTCCAGGAATTAAAAATTTTAAAGATCTTGAGGAAGCGATAAATTTAAATTGCAACATAATCAAAATTTATCCAATAAGAAGTAAATCTAGTTCTATAGATATACTCAACTTTAAAAGTATTGATTTCATTGCTGCTGGAGGCCTATCAATCAATGATGTAAAAACTTATAAATCTTTAGGATATAAAGCAATCGTGATTGGAGATAAAGGTATTATTAAAAAAAAATTTGACCCAAAAATATTTGAATGGCTCAAAAATAATTAA
- the aroC gene encoding chorismate synthase, with the protein MSSSFGKIFRVSTFGESHGGAVGVILDGCPPKLKVDIDVIQNELDRRRPGQSDITTPRNEEDKIEILSGIKEGLTLGTPIAMLVRNNDQRPRDYDNLEQVFRPSHADGTYHLKYGIQASSGGGRASARETIGRVAAGAVAKQLLKNFCNTEILSWVKRIHDIDSDINKEKISLNKIDSNIVRCPDEQVSAEMIERIKQLKRQGDSCGGVIECLVRNVPSGLGMPVFDKLEADLAKALMSLPATKGFEIGSGFSGTYLKGSEHNDAFIKSDDFRKLRTISNNSGGIQGGISNGENIEMKIAFKPTATIGKEQKTVNAEGKEVLMKAKGRHDPCVLPRAVPMVDAMVALVLADHLLLNQAQCGLINN; encoded by the coding sequence ATGAGTAGTAGTTTTGGAAAAATTTTTCGTGTTAGTACTTTTGGAGAATCACATGGTGGTGCAGTAGGAGTTATCCTTGATGGATGTCCCCCTAAGTTAAAAGTAGATATAGATGTTATACAAAATGAATTAGATAGGCGCAGACCTGGCCAAAGTGACATTACAACACCCAGAAATGAAGAAGATAAAATTGAAATATTAAGTGGGATAAAGGAAGGGTTAACACTTGGAACCCCAATAGCGATGTTGGTAAGAAACAATGATCAAAGACCAAGAGATTATGATAATTTGGAGCAAGTATTTAGACCTTCTCATGCAGATGGTACATACCATCTGAAATATGGAATTCAAGCAAGTTCTGGCGGTGGAAGAGCTTCTGCAAGAGAAACGATTGGGCGAGTAGCTGCTGGTGCTGTGGCAAAACAATTATTAAAAAACTTCTGTAACACTGAAATACTATCTTGGGTAAAGCGTATACATGATATTGATTCTGATATAAATAAAGAAAAGATTTCTCTTAATAAAATAGATTCTAATATTGTTAGATGTCCCGATGAACAGGTATCAGCAGAAATGATAGAGAGAATTAAGCAATTAAAGCGTCAAGGAGACTCTTGTGGGGGTGTTATTGAATGTCTAGTAAGAAATGTCCCCTCAGGTCTTGGAATGCCTGTTTTTGATAAATTAGAAGCTGATTTAGCGAAGGCTTTGATGTCTTTGCCTGCTACGAAAGGCTTTGAAATAGGTTCAGGTTTCTCTGGAACTTATTTAAAAGGAAGCGAACATAATGATGCCTTTATTAAATCTGATGATTTTAGGAAGTTAAGAACAATATCTAATAATTCAGGCGGTATACAGGGAGGAATAAGTAATGGCGAAAATATTGAGATGAAGATAGCTTTTAAACCTACAGCAACTATTGGGAAAGAACAGAAAACAGTGAATGCTGAAGGGAAAGAAGTTTTGATGAAAGCAAAAGGGAGACATGATCCATGCGTTCTACCAAGAGCTGTTCCTATGGTTGATGCTATGGTGGCTTTAGTACTTGCTGATCATTTACTACTCAATCAAGCTCAATGTGGCTTAATCAATAATTAG